From the Streptomyces sp. Tu 2975 genome, one window contains:
- a CDS encoding DUF6230 family protein, with product MESMARGGTRWKRFALVMVPSVAATAAIGVGLAQGALAASFAVSGQEFKVTAGKLVGTGFSQYGGVDMGYKDLKGDEKVAHPVAISTFKNASITKMCQSVVTDVPFVGKITLKLTAGDKGTDVQAEKLYLDVSELDANARFENIDIGVAAKDTDNPEGGAGPAGKGPAVKDTSILPNGFAQQADRAVLTDVEQKAWATTAGTFELSGLSMRLHKGDGPKVECY from the coding sequence ATGGAGTCTATGGCTCGCGGTGGAACCAGATGGAAGCGGTTCGCCCTGGTCATGGTGCCGAGCGTGGCCGCGACGGCTGCGATAGGCGTCGGCCTGGCACAGGGGGCGCTCGCCGCGTCCTTCGCGGTGTCGGGCCAGGAGTTCAAGGTCACGGCCGGCAAGCTCGTCGGAACTGGGTTCTCCCAGTACGGCGGCGTCGACATGGGGTACAAGGACCTCAAGGGTGACGAGAAGGTCGCGCACCCCGTCGCGATCTCGACGTTCAAGAACGCGTCGATCACCAAGATGTGCCAGTCGGTGGTCACCGACGTCCCGTTCGTCGGCAAGATCACGCTGAAGCTGACGGCCGGCGACAAGGGCACCGACGTCCAGGCCGAGAAGCTCTACCTGGACGTGTCCGAGCTGGACGCGAACGCCAGGTTCGAGAACATCGACATCGGCGTCGCGGCCAAGGACACGGACAACCCGGAAGGTGGTGCCGGCCCCGCGGGCAAGGGCCCGGCGGTCAAGGACACCTCGATCCTGCCCAACGGGTTCGCGCAGCAGGCCGACCGGGCGGTCCTGACCGATGTCGAGCAGAAGGCGTGGGCGACCACCGCCGGCACCTTCGAGCTCAGCGGTCTGAGCATGCGCCTGCACAAGGGCGACGGCCCCAAGGTCGAGTGCTACTGA
- a CDS encoding DUF6114 domain-containing protein encodes MSAETAVSQGRDEHYIRVLRRNFRTWRGQRPFWAGLLTLLGGIPIAYFPYATFKIGHMNLAMQTTAGAGSLIIGVLLVTLGLTMWFQHIVRVFAGVATILLALVSLPIANLGGFIIGFVLSLTGGALSLSWVPGRPVNADEAPAVRQSSDSPAVPEQRDGFGADTHETSIEGNGGRNSAG; translated from the coding sequence ATGAGCGCCGAGACTGCAGTGTCACAGGGGCGGGACGAGCACTACATCCGCGTCCTTCGGCGGAACTTCCGTACCTGGCGGGGACAGCGGCCCTTCTGGGCGGGTCTGCTGACCCTGCTCGGCGGGATCCCCATCGCCTACTTCCCGTATGCGACCTTCAAAATCGGCCACATGAACCTCGCGATGCAGACGACTGCGGGGGCCGGCTCACTGATCATCGGCGTGCTGCTGGTGACGCTGGGTCTCACGATGTGGTTCCAGCACATCGTACGGGTGTTCGCGGGCGTCGCCACGATTCTCCTGGCGCTGGTGTCCCTTCCGATCGCCAACCTGGGCGGCTTCATCATCGGGTTCGTCCTCTCCCTCACGGGCGGCGCGCTTTCGCTGTCGTGGGTGCCCGGCAGGCCCGTGAACGCCGACGAGGCGCCCGCGGTCCGGCAGTCGTCCGACAGTCCCGCCGTACCGGAGCAGCGTGACGGCTTCGGAGCGGACACGCACGAGACATCCATCGAAGGCAACGGCGGGAGGAACAGTGCCGGGTGA
- a CDS encoding VCBS repeat-containing protein: MFGQLSRPVRRAVVYAVLVAVSAFTVMVSRAAPSLWDEHTDEAAAQAAQAAPGPVMFPLFGRTVDRLRDYEPKGAGGVHSYRDLGSGWEEATALVQSNVSENGQGNDLYHRMPDGTLYYTAERGGDTKTIGRGWNIYTLLVSVGNMGGTTHPDIVGRHADGTLWLYQGRADGTFAPRIRIGTGGWNGMNALAGRGDYTGDGKADLVARGTDGTLHIYPGTGNAVQDAALESRITLGAGWGAYKSIVSTGDNDGDGRTDLIANDVAGLLWLFSGTGNASAPFAPRVQIGTAGWAAFDSLF, from the coding sequence ATGTTCGGACAACTCAGCCGACCGGTACGTCGGGCGGTGGTCTACGCGGTGCTCGTCGCTGTCTCGGCCTTCACCGTCATGGTCTCCAGGGCGGCGCCCTCCTTGTGGGACGAACACACTGACGAGGCGGCCGCGCAGGCCGCCCAAGCGGCCCCGGGACCCGTGATGTTCCCACTTTTCGGTCGTACGGTTGACCGGCTTCGGGACTATGAGCCCAAAGGCGCCGGCGGCGTTCATTCATACCGCGACCTGGGCAGCGGCTGGGAGGAAGCGACCGCGCTCGTCCAGTCCAACGTCTCCGAGAACGGCCAAGGCAACGACCTCTACCACCGTATGCCTGACGGCACCTTGTACTACACGGCTGAGCGTGGAGGCGACACAAAGACCATCGGTCGCGGCTGGAACATCTACACCCTGCTGGTCTCAGTCGGAAACATGGGCGGGACCACCCACCCCGACATCGTCGGTCGTCACGCCGACGGCACACTCTGGCTGTACCAGGGCAGGGCCGACGGCACGTTCGCCCCAAGGATCCGCATCGGCACCGGCGGCTGGAACGGGATGAACGCCCTTGCCGGGCGTGGTGACTACACCGGGGACGGCAAGGCAGACCTCGTCGCCCGCGGCACAGACGGCACGCTCCACATCTACCCCGGGACCGGTAATGCCGTTCAGGACGCCGCGCTCGAAAGCCGGATCACCCTGGGCGCGGGCTGGGGCGCCTATAAGTCGATCGTCTCCACGGGAGACAACGACGGCGACGGCAGGACCGACCTGATCGCCAACGACGTGGCCGGGCTGCTGTGGCTTTTCAGCGGCACCGGCAATGCGAGCGCCCCCTTCGCGCCCCGGGTGCAAATCGGTACTGCGGGCTGGGCCGCCTTCGACTCTCTCTTCTGA